A genomic window from Acinetobacter chinensis includes:
- a CDS encoding site-specific integrase, with amino-acid sequence MGSITARKSADGKVNYRAAIRINRKGFPTFSESKTFHSKKLAENWVKKREVEIQENPDILLGKEKLIDLTLSDAIDKYLDEVGSEYGRTKRYSLLLIKKLPIARNIITKIKSVHLAEHVALRKGGVPHLELEPIATSTQQHELLHIRGVLSHAAVMWEMDIDLNGFDKATAQLRKTRQISSSQKRDRLPSTDELITLTKYFTERWKLNRYGSKYPMHLIMWFAIFSCRREAELTRLFFRDYDSHHSTWKVHDLKNPNGSKGNHKSFDVLDPCKEMIKRLKQSEVRERMLKLGHDENLLLPLNPKSLGKEFREACKVLGIDDLRFHDLRHEGCTRLAEQSFTIPEIQKVSLHDSWSSLQRYVSVKARRNTMQLEEVLRLIDET; translated from the coding sequence ATGGGGTCAATTACAGCAAGGAAAAGTGCAGATGGTAAAGTTAATTATCGTGCTGCGATTCGAATTAATCGAAAGGGCTTTCCTACTTTCTCTGAAAGCAAAACATTTCACTCAAAGAAGTTAGCTGAAAACTGGGTTAAGAAACGAGAAGTCGAAATTCAAGAAAATCCTGATATTTTGCTTGGCAAAGAAAAGCTGATTGATCTGACCTTATCAGATGCCATAGATAAATATTTGGATGAAGTCGGGAGCGAGTACGGAAGGACGAAACGCTATTCTCTGCTCTTAATTAAGAAGCTACCAATTGCGCGCAATATTATCACAAAAATAAAATCAGTACATTTGGCCGAGCATGTTGCTTTAAGGAAGGGAGGAGTACCTCACCTGGAACTTGAGCCTATTGCGACTAGTACGCAGCAACATGAGCTTTTACATATCCGTGGTGTGCTTTCTCATGCTGCTGTTATGTGGGAAATGGATATTGATTTAAATGGTTTTGATAAGGCTACGGCTCAGTTAAGAAAAACACGCCAAATATCCTCTAGTCAAAAAAGAGATCGACTTCCTTCAACGGATGAATTGATTACTTTAACGAAATATTTTACAGAACGGTGGAAATTAAACCGTTATGGTTCTAAGTACCCAATGCATTTGATTATGTGGTTTGCTATTTTTTCATGTAGACGTGAAGCTGAATTAACTCGATTATTTTTTCGGGACTATGATTCACATCACTCAACATGGAAAGTGCATGATCTAAAGAATCCAAATGGATCTAAAGGTAATCATAAGTCATTTGATGTCCTTGACCCTTGTAAGGAAATGATTAAAAGATTAAAGCAGTCAGAAGTTCGTGAACGGATGTTGAAGCTTGGACATGATGAAAACTTACTACTGCCATTAAATCCTAAAAGTTTAGGTAAAGAGTTCAGGGAAGCTTGTAAAGTGTTGGGTATTGATGATCTACGATTTCATGATTTGAGACATGAAGGCTGTACACGTTTAGCAGAACAAAGTTTTACTATTCCTGAGATTCAGAAAGTAAGTTTGCATGATTCCTGGAGTAGTTTACAGCGTTATGTGTCGGTGAAGGCAAGAAGAAATACTATGCAGTTAGAAGAGGTGCTACGCCTCATTGATGAAACGTAG
- a CDS encoding pyocin activator PrtN family protein → MKSLQLTATDYLFMKYRSMIVELMTIVADYYPHLSKAEALRKANNQEFPFSVFKIDQSKRAPFLVHVKDLADILDKQYSEASKDFATFHQ, encoded by the coding sequence ATGAAATCATTACAACTTACAGCAACTGACTACCTCTTCATGAAATATCGCTCAATGATCGTTGAACTAATGACAATAGTTGCTGACTATTATCCTCACCTTAGTAAAGCTGAAGCATTGAGAAAGGCAAATAATCAAGAATTCCCTTTCTCCGTGTTTAAAATTGATCAAAGTAAACGTGCACCATTTTTGGTACACGTAAAAGACCTGGCAGATATTTTAGATAAACAGTATTCAGAAGCTTCAAAAGATTTTGCTACGTTTCATCAATGA
- a CDS encoding CDP-alcohol phosphatidyltransferase family protein, translated as MTQQEPSLENRRPLKVREVGMVNGFARWLSQKSITPNHISLLSILFAALAAVYLFATPHAQGLWKVALYLLAAVFIQGRLLCNLFDGLVAVEGGKSTPSGELFNDIPDRISDPLIIVAAGYSLVSSSYGVELGWCGALLAVLTAYIRTLAVSIGAPASFSGPMAKQHRMALLTVACVAAAVEQYVWQHDFVMLGALVILTLGALITCWRRAAGAYRFLEHRS; from the coding sequence ATGACACAACAGGAACCCTCTCTTGAAAACCGCCGTCCACTCAAAGTACGCGAAGTAGGAATGGTCAATGGATTTGCCCGATGGCTGAGTCAGAAATCCATTACACCGAACCATATTTCACTGTTGAGTATTCTGTTTGCGGCACTTGCTGCGGTGTATCTGTTTGCCACACCTCATGCTCAAGGGTTATGGAAAGTTGCACTGTATCTGCTGGCGGCTGTATTTATTCAGGGGCGTTTGCTGTGTAATCTGTTTGATGGGCTGGTGGCTGTGGAGGGTGGGAAGTCCACACCTTCTGGCGAGCTGTTCAATGATATTCCAGACCGTATTTCTGATCCGCTGATTATTGTGGCTGCTGGCTACTCCCTTGTTTCCAGCAGTTATGGCGTGGAACTGGGATGGTGTGGTGCGCTGCTTGCAGTACTGACGGCTTATATCCGTACCCTGGCGGTTTCCATTGGTGCGCCAGCCAGTTTTTCAGGGCCAATGGCAAAGCAGCACCGCATGGCTTTACTGACGGTTGCCTGTGTTGCAGCAGCGGTTGAACAGTATGTCTGGCAGCATGATTTTGTCATGCTGGGAGCTTTGGTGATTCTGACCCTGGGTGCTCTGATCACCTGCTGGCGCAGGGCAGCAGGTGCTTACAGATTTCTGGAGCATCGTTCCTGA
- the dusA gene encoding tRNA dihydrouridine(20/20a) synthase DusA, with translation MTINKNIENTQSPRISVAPMMDWTTRDYRFFARLFNPNVILYTEMVTTGAIIYGGANRHLDYNKEEHPIVLQLGGSNPKDLATCTKMAQDWGYDEVNLNVGCPSDRVQNNKIGACLMAEPDLVAECIAEMRNAVDIPVTVKHRIGIDDMQSYEEMLHFVDTVAKTGCNNFIVHARIALLQGLSPKENRDVPPLRYDDVYRLKQERPDLIIEINGGIKTFAETQQHLKHVDGVMIGREAYHNPYLLAELGQLWNMEMPDRFEIMDQMLPYIAKRMEEGAPLSIITRHILGLFQNLPGARKWRQALSGGNAKTFADVENAILNIKEAMKRTEEYLQEHQDQA, from the coding sequence ATGACTATTAACAAAAACATTGAAAACACTCAATCTCCACGAATCAGTGTTGCACCGATGATGGACTGGACAACCCGCGATTACCGTTTTTTTGCACGCCTGTTTAACCCCAATGTCATTCTTTATACTGAAATGGTCACTACCGGTGCCATCATTTATGGTGGAGCAAACCGCCACCTGGACTACAACAAAGAAGAACATCCGATTGTACTGCAGCTGGGTGGTTCAAACCCGAAAGACCTGGCAACCTGCACAAAAATGGCGCAGGACTGGGGATACGACGAAGTCAATCTGAATGTGGGCTGCCCAAGCGACCGCGTACAGAACAATAAAATCGGTGCCTGCTTAATGGCAGAACCTGATCTGGTTGCAGAATGTATTGCTGAGATGCGTAATGCTGTTGATATTCCTGTGACAGTGAAACACCGCATTGGCATTGATGATATGCAGTCCTATGAAGAAATGCTGCATTTTGTTGATACTGTTGCAAAAACAGGCTGTAATAATTTTATCGTGCATGCCCGAATTGCATTGCTTCAGGGACTGTCTCCAAAAGAAAACCGTGATGTGCCACCCCTGCGTTATGACGATGTCTATCGTTTAAAGCAGGAACGTCCTGACCTGATCATTGAAATCAATGGTGGCATCAAAACTTTTGCTGAAACTCAGCAACACTTAAAACATGTCGATGGTGTCATGATTGGTCGTGAGGCTTATCACAATCCATACCTGCTGGCGGAACTTGGACAGTTATGGAATATGGAAATGCCTGACCGTTTTGAGATCATGGATCAGATGCTTCCATATATCGCAAAGCGTATGGAAGAAGGCGCACCATTGTCGATCATTACCCGTCATATCTTAGGTTTGTTCCAGAATTTACCGGGTGCCCGTAAATGGCGTCAGGCATTAAGTGGTGGCAATGCAAAAACTTTTGCAGATGTGGAAAATGCCATTCTTAACATTAAAGAAGCCATGAAACGAACTGAAGAATATCTTCAGGAGCATCAGGATCAAGCCTGA